From Plasmodium coatneyi strain Hackeri chromosome 7, complete sequence:
CTATTCTTCTCAACGAAGACGCGCagcagaagaagcagaacAAAAATACCCCCCCCTTCGGTATACCTTATAAGAAACAGAAACGATGGATAACGTGCTGAATAGGCTAAACGTCATTTCCTATTCCATGGCCTTGTGCTTCCTTACCCTATGCCTTTTCAACTATGgatcttccttttatttattcgaCGAGAAAGCAATGTCGACGAATATAAAAGTAAGAAGTGTGAAGAGGCTGGTGTATAACCGGCACATAAAAGGGGACGAAGCGGTACTATCGCTAGACCTATCATATGACATGAGCAAAGCATTTAACTGGAATTTGAAGCAGCTTTTTCTGTATGTTCTAGTGACGTATGAAACGCCAGAAAAGGTACAAAACGAGGTTATAATACAGGATTATATAATAACCAATAAAAATATGGccaaaaaaaactacaaaaatttcctcaCGAAATATTCCCTTAAAGATTATAATAATGGAttaagaaataataatattaatttacAAGTCTGTTACAAATATATGCCTATAGTTGGTTTGTCCAGATCTTATGAGGGTGCCAAAATTTCGTACAAATTGCCTGCAGAATATTTTGACAATTTGCCGTCCAATTATCCGTTGTATTACCCGGACAAGTGACCCACTCAGAGGGGGCAAGACGTTTCTGAGGAGAAACTTCACAGACATGTGTGCATACGTAGATATGTACATAGACACATGCgtacatacatttttgtgtgtatatcTGTGCATGGCTGTGTTGTACATTTGCATGTATTTATGGATGGTTCTTTCACGTAATTCCTTCCTAAGGtagtttccattttgatcTGCGTGTCTATTTATCCTACTTGGCAATGTGTTGAAACACATTgtattgcaattttttcttgtttttttgttgctttGGTGAATTTCGTCTATCATCGAGTCTTACCAAACGCATGCACATTTCTGTGAGGAATGGGAATTTGACCCTGTGTACGTGTACGCACGGAGTGCGTTTGAATATGCCAAAACTGCGCGTTTAATTAGGGAAGAAGTGGTGTTATCGTTTTTACTGCCCACTTTGTGGGCCAttatatgattattttttttaattttttccagtGCACCCTTATTTTAATACACAGCATGAGTGCAAGATTGCACAGTAGATATATTATGTGCTGTTTCCTTGCcaggctttttttttttttccgtttacAATATTGTTACGTAGAAAatagaacaatttttttttttttgcttttatttGTTAAATACATATCACGATCTCCAATAAAGTGGCAACGAATGAGATGGACAAGGTTCATGGCGCAGGTGAATAGTAGGAAATATTCTAAGGGATTGGGAAATACAATAATAAAGCGCACACTACCCATGCGTATGTTTGTCGATCCGTctgttcttattttattctttccccgGACAGGCAACCTCGCTGTGTGCAGGTAGAAATATGGTACaaagagagggaaaaaatttaaatgctTCAATATGGATTGGTAAAATGGTTTGTCTAATTGTAGGCATGCATTAATACTTACCTACATGCATGCACGCCTCAATACATATTTTCAATCctatttttaagaagaatGAGTAACCTTCTCATGATGGGCGCAAAATTCGCCTTATTAATGAGCTTCCTGCTTATAAGGGGGGATACAGAAATAGGTGTGCTCGTCAATAAGCTAAGTGGAGACAAGAAAGCAAGACTTCTAAGTGTTACGGTATCGTCTAGTTGTAAATCTGTGCACAGCTTGTTTAAGCGTGTGCTTTGTTCCACCATTATCCTAATGATGTTTtacttttacatttttgcattttttttttttttttttttttttgtttcgaAGTGCAACGCTGGAGAGATGCTCACCTACGTAAAGATGAAAAGGGCCAAAAGTAGTTCGCGCTTGTGCGTGGATTTACGCGTGTGTGTAGGGGCTCTTCTTGcagcttcccctttttggagaAGTATACTCACTGCCTCCCAAATTACCGCCCTTCTGCGCTACCATCTTTCCAACATCCCGTTGTAGAATCACAAATGcgaaaagtgcaaaaaggggTTTTATAACTTTTCTAGGGACaacaaaatatgtgtacCCTGTCCCCTTGGCACGTTCAGCGACGCGGAGGGGTCCATTGTGTGCAGAAATTGTCCAAGCGGATCTAGTAATAAAAAGAGtggcgaaaaagaaaaaaaaaagggaaagataGGCGTAAGCTAAGGTATACCAATTATACACAATAAAACGTGCATGTATGTGTCCCCACCCGTGTGCATTCACCTTTTCCCTGCGCAGCCACGAAAAGCACAGGGTCGGAATACTCTCAGAACTGTGTCTGCAGCAAAGGTCTCTcaaaagaacaaatgaaaGAACAAATGAGTTGCACAATTTGAAATGGTGCGATTAGGGAGAACAGGAAGGTGTATCCCGGTTGAGAGGCATTCacagaaataaatatattttattattttattttttttattactattTTGCAAGGCTTCAAGGTAGACCCCACCGACGGCAGGTGTGTAAAATGCAGTGCGCTCGAATCATGTGACGACGGCGAAAATGTGTGgtcctttaaaaatatgtgcacgaAGGAACATGGCGAAGAGTACGTAGAACTGTGTAGGAACGTACGAACAGGTCAAGTGTACAGTTTTCAAATTtcatgttttaaaaaagacgTTTGTTTGAATcacaaagaagggaagagcTGTCTGGAGGGGAATAAATTAATCCAGTGTAAAATTGTacgaaagaaagaaaaaaaaaaaatgtcacaaAAATGGTTGTCCTCTTTTGCTGTGATACCCAAACGTTGTACATTTAGTGCGTTCTCTATATTTTGCCACCGATAAATGTGCTAAGTATGTTCTATACGTACATAAGTACATCCGTATGTGACCCTTCCCCTCCTTGGGGATAATTTCCCAACTGCAGTGTGATGAAAATTTCAGATCCGACTTCGTAACCCCAGTGAAGCGTCCCTGCGTGCTCTGTAGTTTTACAACGTATGTAGTTTCTCTATACTTTGTCACCTTGGGCTTTTTCCTAAGTATTTTAATACTCACCTGtacagaaagggaaagagaaatgaaaataataagaCTGGTTGTTAAATATACGAGGTATATGTCTCTACTCAGGTGGGAACTTTACACACAGGGTTAATTCGAACCAGTTCGTTTGTGAGACTGTACCAAAGTGTTCGcataaatgtgtgtgttaTTTTGATGACAAGTTACTCCTTTTTGTCGTTTGAATTTTACCTTAACTGAACTCTTCCATGTACCATTTCTCCCATACAGGTACGTGAACTCCAATTATAGCCACTTCCTTTTAGACGCGCTGCACTTTTTCACGGTGGGAGTTCCGCTGAATGAAGTCCTCGATTGTATATTCACGGTAAAACGGCACATTCTCATgcgggaaaaagaaaaatgttatcATATGATACGAGACAACGCAGAACAATGTACCTTAATGGGGTGAAGCTAACTTCCCCAAGTGCCAAAAGATTTCTCTACCAATGGGCATAACTGACACGCCCTTgcaaaaaaacttttttcttttcattttagagGGGTACTAACGGAGAAAGGATTGAAAAGAAGGTTGATTTTTTGCTATATTTGCCTCTGCTATTTTTagtattccccttttttggaacAATTGTCCTTCGCCTGTTAAGAAGTAAGACacgaaaaatggaaggggggaaatagcGAGCGCCTAGAGTAATATATACTTCTACCCAggtgttaaaaatgtgaaaaaaatgggcccATAATGAAGGTCATATAGACGgagtaattatttttcccctactAATtttatgaggagaaaaactACTCTCCTTTGGCCTTTTTTAATAGTCACTTTTGAGCCTAAAGTGGGGGAACAACTTGTGGTGTTTCTGGTAGAGCGAAcaaagggaattttttcacccttaTGAGAGTACATAACTATGTCTAATCCCATATGTCTATATTAACCTGTATATTCCCCTCCGATTTTTCATTGTAGAGCAAGGCAAAGATGAGCTAAACAATAACTCCAGTAAAAGTGGGGTGGATAACATTCCCTCCCTGGACGAGCACAAATCTTCCCTTACAGAAAACAACAAACGGAAAGCACAAGAGAATGGCATATACTTTGcgcagtttttcattttataccATGAATATCTCTACTTGGAAATAATAAGgttatgtgtttttttttatttttgtaattatgATGAACAGAGGAGAGGCGACTTTTTGATAGCGGATGATTCTTTAGagtgcacaaaaatgaggagaaaatattacGTAAAAATATGGATAATCGTACTATACAATACGTTTGTTAATTATTTCGactactttttattttttctgaagaaatatattccCAGTTTAGACGTCTTATGTGtgttaaaaggaagggtgaGTACGCTTAGCCCTTTGGATGACTTTTTCATGCTactctttttgtttttttttcacaaacgATTTTTTAACAACGTGAAGGTATCTCTAATTGTTAATCATAAGAATGGTATATATAACAATAATGTGCACACGTTTCAGTTTGTTGTCATTGCGGTGTCGTTTTCTCTCTATACattaattacatttttatgcgtCTACCAATGGGACGATTACGTGGGGGAACAAGAACTGAGCGAATTAGGAAATAGGAGAAATGTAGGGAATATTGTGAAGACGTCCCCATTttatgaggaagaagaggggaGAAAAACAGAGGTCAACAAATCCGATGTCGCCAAGGAGAAAAGTGATAACAATGACGGAGAAGCAGAAAAGGTGGAAttgaaaaatggacaaatggGTGTGCCACATGGtgaggggggggaaaaagacgAAGATGAGGGCATAGAAGAAGACACAAATGAGCACAGACGGGGAACTCCAACAGGGGGTGACAAACAAGACCACCCCGCTACCCCATCCTGTCGTATTCAAGTGGTAAAACTGCTGTCCAAATATGTTAAAGAACGCAAAACTGAgaaattctttttctacttttccATGCTTGTGCATGTCACCATTTCGCTCTCCTACTACACCTTTTTAAGCTACGTGCATGGAAGAAATTTCTTGGGGGTGCTGACAACCATTTCAGTGCTATGCAATGGATTGATTTATGccataattttcttcctgctcATAAAATTGGTAAGAGGGAATAACCTGAAGAAGGACAATAGAAAATGGTTCAGATTTAGCGGCATCAGAAGGAGGATAGGAAAGGCGAAATGGGTGGCCatatggagaagaaaaacaagcggaacagaagaggaacaaacaaatagGAAACATGTAGTAGCATTCAaacaaagaaataaaaaaatggaggagaaatactttttgaaaaatgaaaaaaggagtataATGTTGATAAATAATATCCTGAAGAGCAGCAAAAGTTTTAAGGTTCATTTTGGTGAAGTGGCTAGCAAGTCAGAAAATGATAACTCCCTTAAAAacaaggaaagaagcaaatttATGAGAAGGTACAAATTACTAGGAATATCCAAAAAGTGGATTATGTTTCTTCAAAATGTGGTAGATCTATCCGATGAACCGGAGAAGTGCTTGTCTATGTTGATCAGCTTAACGCTAGAGAAGGAGTTTCCCAGTCTCGACTTAGACGCCTGTTTGGAAATAGTACAgaagaattatttttccacAATGAAGAATGTGCCAACTATTTTGAAAAACTTTCTCAAATACACGAATAAGTTTTTAGCAATTTtggagagaaggaaaaaaggagaaaagaaaaattcaaacgGGCGCATAAACGACTGCGACGAGTCGGCAATCATTTTCGCATGGGGGTTAAGCATTCTCAGTTTCGGAAATCTGCAAGATGTAAACTATAACCTTTCGCTTGTCCTATTTCACGTTTCCAATGTGCTAGCCAAATGTAGATATATGAAGTACATAATGGATTACTATTTTAGGTATATGCCCTATTGGGGGGTTATTCCTTTTGCAGGTTTGGGAAATTACTACCTCCCCCGTGAGACGACAACGGGGGGCACACTACCCATTTGTGACACTATTAATAACAGGTATGGGGACcaagaaggggaaagcaaTTTTAATAGGGTTGACCCCGGAAGGGTGGACAATCAAACTGTAGCTTTCGAATCGTTAGGGGAGGATAGACACCCAGATGGATATATAAATGGGAAGAACGAGCAGCTCAATGTAGATGCGCCAAATCAGCAAGCGTGTTTAGGTCCACAATTTACCCATACTGCGAAGATGGAAAGCTACCCAGGGGAGCTAGGCACTTCTCCATCGGGTTGTACCCCGAGTAGGATAACTCAATCTGGTTTAAGCAACAGGAGAAGAGGTAACAGCGCATGGgacaaaatgtgcatatgtaggGTGTGTCTACGTGGGCATAATTTTCCATGGGAGATGAAAATCCCATTCCATATGCACATGAAGTGCTCCACTCGAACCTTTTACAGGCACCCTAGGAAAGAGAGACAATCAGGCGGGGGATGGACTCCCCCTCGAATTTGAGCTTAACCGTATATACGCCAAGGAACTTTGCAGAATTTACGTGCATTGTTTATTAGCAGATGTGAGCGAGATGTACAAAGGCATACAATACACGCAGACGTGCGAAAAGTACCTATGTAGTGGGGTTTTAAACCTATGGGGGGAGCACCACAAGAATAGTAGCAATATGTATATGAGGAGGTATTACGAACATTTGGAGAGGTGGGCAGGACTGGAGGTAAACACCGTCCAAGATCCAACGGAAGCAATTTTCAACATAGAAGATTACATAAGCAGCAGGGTTATAGAAATAGATTTTTATGGACAAT
This genomic window contains:
- a CDS encoding Signal peptidase — translated: MDNVLNRLNVISYSMALCFLTLCLFNYGSSFYLFDEKAMSTNIKVRSVKRLVYNRHIKGDEAVLSLDLSYDMSKAFNWNLKQLFLYVLVTYETPEKVQNEVIIQDYIITNKNMAKKNYKNFLTKYSLKDYNNGLRNNNINLQVCYKYMPIVGLSRSYEGAKISYKLPAEYFDNLPSNYPLYYPDK